The Gemmatimonadota bacterium genome includes a window with the following:
- a CDS encoding PAS domain-containing protein, whose product MVTWSDELYRVYGLAPGEVPITYQGFLERVHPEDRDRVRGLVERTYREHVPLDFEHRIVRPDGSVRTPSRPRPRGTG is encoded by the coding sequence GTGGTGACGTGGTCCGACGAGCTTTACCGCGTGTACGGCCTGGCGCCGGGCGAAGTGCCGATCACCTATCAGGGGTTCCTGGAGCGGGTACATCCCGAGGACCGGGATCGGGTGCGGGGCCTGGTCGAGCGAACTTACCGTGAGCACGTACCGCTTGACTTCGAGCACCGCATCGTGCGCCCCGATGGCAGCGTGCGAACCCCTTCACGGCCGCGGCCTCGTGGTACTGGATGA
- a CDS encoding DUF5615 family PIN-like protein, with protein sequence MSAAAAASLRFYLDEDVPLAAAQIGRSLGLDIVSAHEVGPTPRPDEVHLALAAAAQRILVTYNRNDFIEATRDAFAAGKAHAGVLILTHKLPRKGSRVAHALVRWARGSRAMEALQPYEIRFLSP encoded by the coding sequence GTGAGTGCAGCCGCGGCGGCTTCACTGCGCTTTTACCTGGACGAAGATGTGCCACTGGCTGCTGCGCAGATTGGACGCTCTCTGGGCCTGGACATTGTCAGTGCGCACGAAGTTGGACCTACGCCCCGGCCAGATGAGGTGCATCTGGCGCTTGCCGCCGCCGCTCAGAGAATTCTGGTCACGTACAACCGGAACGACTTTATCGAGGCGACCCGCGATGCGTTCGCGGCAGGCAAGGCGCATGCGGGTGTTTTGATCCTGACACACAAGTTGCCACGCAAGGGGTCGCGGGTTGCGCATGCGCTGGTTCGGTGGGCGCGCGGGTCCCGGGCGATGGAAGCGCTGCAGCCCTACGAGATCCGCTTCCTTTCCCCGTAG